A stretch of the Thermoleophilaceae bacterium genome encodes the following:
- a CDS encoding penicillin acylase family protein, translating to MRAALSAVTAAVCAVAAIPASAAAPPVAPPGDATITRTEHSIPNIQADDMNGAGYGVGYAQAEDNICLLAEMWVTLEGRRSLHFGPNGANSDLYNTYINQTAPLERMLNADPPHGPGPEAFALLDGYVAGYNAYLEHVGVENIPDQRCAGKPWVRPIERIDVIRRVYELIGYGGRDLVRAGMVAAQPPGLTSVPQLPNELPLFGRIPVVSDVVDLLQDSLDEALPPAAASASVDPTKVAELAAAFSERANTRGSNAVGLGSEATHNGSGMLLANPHWTWDGFDRFWQMHVDVPGEMHTSGMGFIGQPLVMIGHNEHVAWSHTVSAARRFALMELTLVPGEPTKYVVDGEVHDMEETEVSVQVREEDGSVTERTHTFYSTIYGPIATSVLGIELLPWTHATAYALVDLNEDNARIVNQFIESNSAGSAEELYDVHARYSGNPWATTTVADDQGNALWTDVGTVPNVSNEHALRCNTPLGHALWNTLGAAVLRGAQSSCAVPDDPEAAAPKVMAADKQPVIRRHDYVENSNESHWLTNAHEPLEGFSRVFGPERSARAMRTRLGHKIILEREGVFTRQGLQDALFNNRHHLGELWADDLVTLCRATGRMPSSSGELVDVSEACDVIDEWDRTDNLDSPGAVLFKRFADLSLAGTDFLVSYAGISTHPMWKVPFDVNDPVNTPRGLNPAWAPAHAALADAVKQLGEAGIPLDATLRDHQISNYGGSPVPVHGGSGELGLFNVMSTRWNGQGYSAGGSGPSFVMVTSFGEGCPDDRSLLLGSQRSQHSGWGRSGEQVELYSRKEWVDPPFCADELAAAQAESVTQLGPDGVESVTTP from the coding sequence ATGCGAGCAGCACTGTCCGCCGTCACCGCCGCCGTCTGCGCGGTCGCCGCGATCCCGGCGTCCGCCGCCGCGCCGCCCGTCGCCCCGCCCGGCGACGCGACGATCACGCGCACGGAGCACAGCATCCCCAACATCCAGGCCGACGACATGAACGGCGCGGGCTACGGCGTGGGGTACGCGCAGGCCGAGGACAACATCTGCCTGCTGGCCGAGATGTGGGTCACCCTCGAGGGCAGGCGCTCGCTCCACTTCGGCCCGAACGGCGCCAACAGCGACCTCTACAACACCTACATCAACCAGACGGCCCCGCTCGAGCGGATGCTCAACGCGGACCCGCCGCACGGTCCGGGCCCCGAGGCGTTCGCGCTCCTCGACGGCTACGTGGCGGGCTACAACGCCTACCTCGAGCACGTCGGGGTGGAGAACATCCCCGACCAGCGCTGCGCCGGCAAGCCGTGGGTGCGCCCGATCGAGCGCATCGACGTGATCCGTCGCGTGTACGAGCTCATCGGCTACGGAGGGCGCGACCTGGTGCGCGCCGGCATGGTCGCCGCGCAGCCACCCGGTCTCACCAGCGTCCCGCAGCTGCCCAACGAGCTGCCGCTCTTCGGCCGCATCCCCGTGGTCTCCGACGTGGTGGACCTGCTGCAGGACTCGCTCGACGAGGCCCTGCCGCCCGCGGCCGCCTCGGCGTCCGTGGATCCGACCAAGGTCGCGGAGCTCGCCGCCGCCTTCTCCGAGCGCGCCAACACACGCGGCTCCAACGCGGTGGGCCTCGGCTCGGAGGCCACGCACAACGGCTCGGGCATGCTGCTCGCCAACCCGCACTGGACGTGGGACGGCTTCGACCGCTTCTGGCAGATGCACGTCGACGTGCCGGGGGAGATGCACACGAGCGGCATGGGCTTCATCGGCCAGCCGCTGGTGATGATCGGCCACAACGAGCACGTGGCCTGGAGCCACACGGTCTCCGCAGCGCGCCGGTTCGCGCTGATGGAGCTGACGCTGGTGCCAGGAGAGCCCACGAAGTACGTCGTGGACGGCGAGGTGCACGACATGGAGGAGACCGAGGTCAGCGTCCAGGTGCGCGAGGAGGACGGCTCGGTCACCGAGCGCACGCACACCTTCTACTCGACGATCTACGGCCCGATCGCCACGTCCGTGCTCGGCATCGAGCTGCTGCCGTGGACCCACGCCACGGCGTACGCCCTCGTCGACCTCAACGAGGACAACGCGCGCATCGTCAACCAGTTCATCGAGTCCAACAGCGCCGGCAGCGCCGAGGAGCTCTACGACGTCCACGCGCGCTACTCGGGCAACCCGTGGGCCACGACCACCGTCGCCGACGACCAGGGCAACGCACTGTGGACCGACGTCGGCACGGTGCCCAACGTCTCCAACGAGCACGCGCTGCGCTGCAACACGCCGCTCGGGCACGCCCTGTGGAACACGCTCGGCGCGGCGGTGCTGCGCGGCGCGCAGTCGAGCTGCGCCGTGCCCGACGACCCGGAGGCGGCTGCGCCGAAGGTGATGGCGGCCGACAAGCAGCCTGTGATCCGCCGCCACGACTACGTCGAGAACTCCAACGAGAGCCACTGGCTGACGAACGCGCACGAGCCGCTGGAGGGCTTCTCGCGCGTGTTCGGACCGGAGCGCTCGGCGCGCGCCATGCGCACGCGCCTGGGGCACAAGATCATCCTCGAGCGCGAGGGCGTCTTCACGCGCCAGGGCCTGCAGGACGCGCTCTTCAACAACCGCCACCACCTCGGCGAGCTGTGGGCGGACGACCTGGTCACGCTGTGCCGGGCCACCGGCCGCATGCCCTCCAGCTCGGGTGAGCTGGTCGACGTGAGCGAGGCCTGCGACGTCATCGACGAGTGGGACCGCACCGACAACCTCGACAGCCCCGGCGCGGTGCTGTTCAAGCGCTTCGCGGACCTGTCGCTGGCCGGCACGGACTTCCTCGTGTCGTACGCGGGCATCTCCACCCACCCGATGTGGAAGGTGCCGTTCGACGTCAACGACCCGGTCAACACGCCGCGCGGGCTCAACCCCGCCTGGGCGCCGGCGCACGCGGCGCTGGCCGACGCCGTCAAGCAGCTGGGCGAGGCCGGCATCCCGCTCGACGCGACACTGCGCGACCACCAGATCAGCAACTACGGTGGCAGCCCCGTGCCGGTGCACGGCGGCTCCGGCGAGCTGGGTCTCTTCAACGTGATGTCCACGCGCTGGAACGGCCAGGGCTACAGCGCCGGCGGCAGCGGGCCGAGCTTCGTGATGGTCACGAGCTTCGGCGAGGGCTGCCCCGACGACCGCTCGCTGCTGCTGGGCTCGCAGCGCAGCCAGCACTCGGGCTGGGGCCGCTCGGGCGAGCAGGTGGAGCTCTACTCGCGCAAGGAGTGGGTCGACCCGCCGTTCTGTGCGGACGAGCTGGCGGCAGCCCAGGCCGAGTCGGTCACGCAGCTCGGCCCCGACGGCGTGGAGTCCGTCACGACGCCGTAG
- a CDS encoding alpha/beta fold hydrolase gives MQIARPLIAGAVAAAALAAPAAAGAHTKADVTVESRADGTPIVISVYRPDGATAESPVPVILHSHGWGGSRTSSPDAFERELDRGYGVVSIDQRGHGESGGQANVEDPDFEGQDMISVIDHVAALDWVAKDDSGHPADPVLFAVGGSYGGGYQFVAAFTELRDLGYTRLNALAPEITWFNLSESLAPSKVVRTLWVTALYAAGAPMVPEYIHRAFVYGAATGQWPDGTVEAVPNIEAEFFEHGPSGHVAEGRLLDIPLLLGQGLSDNLFNLNQGWKNMEQALTPAAREQSLLVGYNGGHALPSVLPAGVAGSGDACSGEGGFSALTLRFFDAVRDGADTSDLLPARYNLSTTSDTCVRSDRLDVRQAFPVAGAVTTTGVGVPQNLEIARGPLTISGIPTLDATVTSAGLDQRVFFAISVGPSPAEATIVQNNMMPLRELLPVIGEKRTIELPGIAVEVPEGESAYLTVSPVSDMSAGHGSIRTPGAVTLEDMSVNLPVHEEG, from the coding sequence ATGCAGATCGCCAGGCCCTTGATCGCCGGCGCCGTTGCGGCGGCAGCCCTTGCCGCGCCCGCCGCCGCGGGCGCGCACACCAAGGCGGACGTCACGGTCGAGTCGCGGGCCGACGGGACCCCGATCGTCATCTCGGTCTACAGGCCCGACGGCGCCACGGCGGAGAGCCCGGTGCCGGTGATCCTGCATTCGCACGGCTGGGGCGGCTCGCGGACGTCCAGCCCCGACGCCTTCGAGCGCGAGCTCGACCGCGGCTACGGCGTCGTTTCGATCGACCAGCGCGGCCACGGTGAGTCCGGCGGCCAGGCGAATGTCGAGGACCCGGACTTCGAGGGCCAGGACATGATCTCGGTGATCGACCACGTCGCCGCGCTGGACTGGGTCGCCAAGGACGACTCCGGGCATCCGGCCGACCCGGTGCTGTTCGCGGTCGGCGGCTCCTACGGCGGCGGCTACCAGTTCGTCGCGGCGTTCACCGAGCTGCGGGACCTGGGATACACGCGTCTCAACGCCCTGGCTCCGGAGATCACGTGGTTCAACCTCTCCGAGTCGCTCGCGCCGTCCAAGGTCGTCCGGACGCTCTGGGTCACCGCGCTCTACGCCGCCGGTGCGCCGATGGTGCCGGAGTACATCCACCGCGCGTTCGTCTATGGCGCGGCCACCGGGCAATGGCCGGACGGTACGGTCGAGGCCGTGCCCAACATCGAGGCCGAGTTCTTCGAGCACGGCCCGTCCGGGCACGTGGCGGAGGGGCGGCTGCTCGACATCCCGCTGCTGCTCGGGCAGGGCCTGAGCGACAACCTCTTCAACCTCAACCAGGGCTGGAAGAACATGGAGCAGGCGCTCACCCCCGCGGCGAGAGAGCAGTCGCTGCTGGTGGGCTACAACGGCGGCCACGCGCTGCCCAGCGTGCTGCCCGCGGGGGTCGCCGGAAGCGGCGATGCGTGCTCGGGCGAGGGCGGCTTCAGCGCGCTGACGCTGCGCTTCTTCGACGCGGTGCGCGACGGCGCCGACACGTCGGACCTGCTGCCGGCCCGCTACAACCTCAGCACGACGTCGGACACGTGCGTGCGCAGCGACCGGCTCGATGTCCGGCAGGCATTCCCGGTTGCCGGCGCCGTGACCACGACGGGCGTCGGTGTTCCGCAGAACCTCGAGATCGCCCGCGGCCCCCTCACGATCTCCGGCATCCCGACGCTCGACGCCACCGTGACGAGCGCGGGGCTCGACCAGCGCGTGTTCTTCGCCATCTCGGTGGGCCCCTCGCCCGCGGAGGCGACGATCGTTCAGAACAACATGATGCCGCTGCGCGAGCTGCTGCCGGTGATCGGGGAGAAGCGCACGATCGAGCTGCCCGGCATCGCGGTGGAGGTGCCGGAGGGCGAGAGCGCCTACCTGACGGTCTCGCCCGTTTCGGACATGTCGGCCGGCCACGGGAGCATCCGCACGCCGGGCGCCGTGACGCTCGAGGACATGAGCGTGAACCTGCCGGTCCACGAGGAGGGCTGA
- a CDS encoding MBL fold metallo-hydrolase, which produces MDVRMFTVGVVQENCFLIRRDGAENALIVDPGDEAPKLLGAIEELGVQLDGVLLTHTHFDHVGAVAPLAQATGAEVWVPEIEKPVLADIMSFVPFAGIGPFESYDAEHTLNGGEKLELAGFEIDVIFTPGHSPGHVSFSIPDERALFSGDVLFQGSVGRTDLPGGDWPTLLESIRTLVEALPEDTAVYPGHMGTTTLAAERAGNPFLAELAR; this is translated from the coding sequence ATGGACGTGCGCATGTTCACGGTCGGCGTCGTCCAGGAGAACTGCTTCCTCATCCGCCGCGACGGCGCCGAGAACGCCCTGATCGTCGACCCGGGCGACGAGGCCCCCAAGCTGCTCGGCGCCATCGAGGAGCTCGGAGTGCAGCTCGACGGCGTCCTGCTCACCCACACCCACTTCGACCACGTGGGCGCCGTGGCGCCGCTCGCGCAGGCCACCGGCGCCGAGGTGTGGGTGCCCGAGATCGAGAAGCCCGTCCTTGCCGACATCATGAGCTTCGTGCCGTTCGCGGGCATCGGCCCGTTCGAGTCCTACGACGCCGAGCACACCCTCAACGGAGGCGAGAAGCTCGAGCTGGCCGGCTTCGAGATCGACGTCATCTTCACCCCCGGTCACAGCCCGGGCCACGTGAGCTTCTCGATCCCCGACGAGCGCGCGCTGTTCTCCGGCGACGTGCTGTTCCAGGGCTCCGTGGGCCGCACCGACCTGCCCGGCGGCGACTGGCCGACGCTGCTCGAGTCCATCCGCACGCTGGTCGAGGCGCTCCCGGAGGACACCGCCGTCTACCCCGGCCACATGGGCACCACCACGCTCGCCGCCGAGCGGGCCGGCAACCCGTTCCTGGCGGAGCTGGCGCGCTGA
- the hisS gene encoding histidine--tRNA ligase, whose amino-acid sequence MQAPKGTFDVLPEEGTARRALLARAAGLLESAGYGYADTPVFEDTELFARGVGEATDIVSKEMFSFEDQGGRSLTLRPEGTAGLCRAYVQHGMHKLPQPVKLWYWGPFFRSEAPQAGRYRQFTQVGAEAIGSDDPSVDAELIALLADLLAQSGSRDVRLRISSLGSADTRHDYLEELRAFLRSREGELSGEVRGRIDLNPLRAFDAADPGTQEVMRHAPLLLDRLAPDDAEHFAEVRALLEDAGCGHEVDPGLVRGLDYYTRTVFEFSSDALGAQSGLGGGGRYDRLVEELGGPATPAVGWAAGIERILLAAADEGARPEGPWVFVARAPGVGGRAAFSLAQRLRAERVPVQMEQAGRSLKGQLKHADRVRARFAAIVGEEGIELKDLRTGDQRPVAGAIEIVEAVRQERPA is encoded by the coding sequence CTGCAGGCACCCAAGGGCACGTTCGACGTTCTCCCTGAGGAGGGCACGGCCCGGCGTGCGCTGCTGGCCCGCGCAGCCGGCCTGCTGGAGTCGGCGGGCTACGGCTATGCCGACACGCCCGTGTTCGAGGACACCGAGCTGTTCGCGCGCGGCGTGGGGGAGGCCACCGACATCGTCTCGAAGGAGATGTTCAGCTTCGAGGACCAGGGCGGTCGCTCCCTCACGCTCCGTCCCGAGGGCACGGCAGGCCTCTGCCGCGCCTACGTCCAGCACGGCATGCACAAGCTCCCGCAGCCGGTGAAGCTCTGGTACTGGGGCCCGTTCTTCCGCAGCGAGGCCCCGCAGGCGGGCCGCTATCGCCAGTTCACTCAGGTCGGCGCCGAGGCCATCGGCTCCGACGACCCCAGCGTCGACGCCGAGCTCATCGCCCTGCTCGCGGACCTGCTCGCTCAGAGCGGCTCCCGCGACGTGCGGCTGCGCATCTCCAGCCTGGGCAGCGCCGACACGCGCCACGACTACCTGGAGGAGCTGAGGGCGTTCCTGCGCTCCCGCGAGGGCGAGCTCAGCGGCGAGGTGCGCGGCCGCATCGACCTCAACCCGCTACGCGCCTTCGACGCGGCTGATCCGGGCACGCAGGAGGTCATGCGCCACGCCCCGCTGCTGCTGGACCGCCTCGCGCCGGACGATGCCGAGCACTTCGCCGAGGTCCGGGCGCTGCTTGAAGACGCCGGGTGCGGCCACGAGGTCGATCCCGGTCTCGTGCGCGGGCTCGACTACTACACGCGCACGGTGTTCGAGTTCTCCAGCGACGCCCTCGGCGCCCAGTCCGGTCTGGGCGGCGGCGGCCGCTACGACCGCCTTGTCGAGGAGCTCGGCGGCCCCGCCACGCCGGCCGTCGGCTGGGCCGCGGGCATCGAGCGGATCCTGCTCGCGGCGGCCGACGAGGGTGCCCGGCCCGAGGGCCCGTGGGTGTTCGTGGCACGTGCCCCCGGCGTGGGCGGCCGCGCCGCCTTCAGCCTGGCGCAGCGCCTCCGGGCCGAGCGTGTGCCGGTGCAGATGGAGCAGGCCGGCCGTTCGCTCAAGGGCCAGCTCAAGCACGCCGACCGCGTGCGCGCCCGCTTCGCGGCCATCGTCGGCGAGGAGGGGATCGAGCTGAAGGACCTCCGCACCGGCGACCAGCGCCCCGTTGCCGGCGCCATCGAGATCGTGGAGGCCGTGCGGCAGGAGCGCCCGGCGTGA
- the aspS gene encoding aspartate--tRNA ligase, giving the protein MRPPMENAYRSVWAGDVREDRVGDELRVAGWVHRRRDHGGLIFIDLRDRSGLLQLVFRPEEAPEAHTAAEDLRPEHVISVRGELAARGEGTVNPNLPTGAVELVVKELTPLATAETPPFQIDEEDVEIDEALRLKYRYLDLRKERMQEAITLRHDVAQAIRAHLNERDFLEIETPVLTRSTPEGARDFVVPSRLQRGSWYALPQSPQLFKQLLMMSGFERYYQIVRCFRDEDFRADRQPDFTQLDMELSFVDEEDVIGLVDGLLKDVLAVGGIQVTTPIERLTYDEAMLRYGTDRPDRRIGMEIAELSEAFAGTEFNVFASAETVRGFKTAGEFPRKRFDDLTEQAKELGAKGLVWAVVEAEGWRSPIAKFLEPEEMTKAAQALEAKEGDVIFIVADAPAVAAKVLGELRLAIGGRPEGHDICWVVDFPMLERDTETGAWTALHHPFTAPTGDLDGDPGAWRSRAYDVVLDGWEIGGGSIRISTPEVQSKVFAALGMDEEEAQARFGFLLEALRYGAPPHGGIAFGLDRIVALLAGRPSIREVMAFPKTATGADPLTGAPAPIDARQLRELGVRVEAPR; this is encoded by the coding sequence GTGAGGCCCCCGATGGAGAACGCCTACCGCAGCGTCTGGGCGGGCGACGTGCGCGAGGACCGCGTCGGGGACGAGCTGCGCGTGGCCGGCTGGGTGCACCGCCGGCGTGACCACGGCGGGCTGATCTTCATCGACCTGCGCGACCGCAGCGGCCTGCTGCAGCTCGTCTTCCGCCCGGAGGAGGCGCCCGAGGCCCACACCGCGGCGGAGGACCTCCGCCCCGAGCACGTGATCAGCGTGCGCGGGGAGCTGGCCGCGCGCGGGGAGGGCACGGTGAACCCCAACCTCCCGACCGGCGCGGTCGAGCTCGTGGTCAAGGAGCTCACCCCGCTGGCCACCGCCGAGACGCCGCCGTTCCAGATCGACGAGGAGGACGTGGAGATCGACGAGGCGCTGCGGCTGAAATACCGCTACCTCGATCTGCGCAAGGAGAGGATGCAGGAGGCCATCACCCTGCGCCACGACGTGGCCCAGGCCATCCGCGCGCACCTCAACGAGCGCGACTTCCTCGAGATCGAGACGCCCGTGCTCACGCGCTCCACGCCCGAGGGCGCACGCGACTTCGTGGTGCCCAGCCGCCTGCAGCGCGGCTCCTGGTACGCGCTGCCGCAGTCGCCCCAGCTGTTCAAGCAGCTGCTGATGATGTCGGGCTTCGAGCGCTACTACCAGATCGTGCGCTGCTTCCGGGACGAGGACTTCCGGGCCGACCGCCAGCCCGACTTCACGCAGCTCGACATGGAGCTGTCGTTCGTGGACGAGGAGGACGTGATTGGGCTGGTGGACGGCCTGCTCAAGGACGTGCTCGCCGTGGGCGGCATCCAGGTGACCACGCCCATCGAGCGCCTGACCTACGACGAGGCCATGCTGCGCTACGGCACGGACCGCCCCGACCGCCGCATCGGCATGGAGATCGCCGAGCTGTCGGAGGCCTTCGCCGGCACGGAGTTCAACGTGTTCGCGAGCGCCGAGACGGTGCGTGGCTTCAAGACCGCCGGCGAGTTCCCGCGCAAGCGCTTCGACGACCTCACCGAGCAGGCCAAGGAGCTGGGCGCGAAGGGGCTCGTGTGGGCGGTGGTCGAGGCCGAGGGCTGGCGCTCGCCGATCGCGAAGTTCCTCGAGCCCGAGGAGATGACGAAGGCCGCGCAGGCGCTCGAGGCGAAGGAGGGCGACGTGATCTTCATCGTGGCCGACGCCCCGGCCGTGGCCGCCAAGGTGCTGGGCGAGCTGCGCCTGGCCATCGGCGGGAGGCCGGAGGGTCACGACATCTGCTGGGTGGTGGACTTCCCGATGCTCGAGCGCGACACCGAGACCGGGGCGTGGACCGCGCTGCACCATCCGTTCACGGCGCCCACCGGCGACCTCGACGGCGATCCCGGCGCCTGGCGCAGCCGCGCCTACGACGTGGTGCTCGACGGCTGGGAGATCGGCGGCGGGTCGATCAGGATCAGCACGCCCGAGGTCCAGTCGAAGGTCTTCGCGGCGCTGGGCATGGACGAGGAGGAGGCCCAGGCGCGCTTCGGCTTCCTGCTCGAGGCGCTTCGCTACGGCGCGCCCCCGCACGGCGGCATCGCCTTCGGCCTCGACCGGATCGTGGCGCTGCTGGCGGGCCGCCCCTCCATCCGCGAGGTCATGGCGTTCCCCAAGACCGCCACCGGCGCGGACCCGCTCACGGGCGCCCCGGCGCCGATCGACGCCCGCCAGCTCAGGGAGCTGGGCGTGAGGGTCGAAGCGCCGCGGTGA
- the mnmA gene encoding tRNA 2-thiouridine(34) synthase MnmA produces the protein MADPSTFEHHVGAPRGRGALAGAPHSGAAGGAPCGDLIRVSLEVEDGVVAAAGFDASGCGAIVAAGSAVVELVEGKPALVAARMGAREVAAELGGLSPGKLHAADLAADALHRALGVAARDGAIELAPSPHRTLVAMSGGVDSTVAARLALDAGDEVVGVTLELWGDPENDGARSCCSAQAVLGARALAHRMGLAHLTIDLREPFRRDVVDDFLAEHAAGRTPNPCVRCNGLVRFDAMLELAARLGARRLATGHYARVVRDEQGPLLRAAADPAKDQAYMLARLDAGELERLWFPLGDLKKPEVREIARAAALPVAEKPDSQDLCFLAGTSRARFLRRHGPPPSVPGEIVGEQGEVLGAHGGHEEYTVGQRRGLGVAAREPLYVLRKDARSNRLTVGTRAALATDRVSLRGVELRRPAGEVDGVKLRYRQPPVPCRVEGETLRLAQAVDGVAPGQTACLLRGDVVVGSGVIDG, from the coding sequence GTGGCTGATCCCTCCACCTTCGAGCACCACGTCGGCGCGCCGCGCGGCCGCGGCGCCCTGGCGGGCGCGCCCCATTCCGGCGCGGCCGGCGGCGCCCCCTGCGGGGACCTGATCCGGGTCTCGCTGGAGGTCGAGGACGGGGTCGTGGCGGCCGCCGGCTTCGACGCCTCCGGCTGCGGGGCGATCGTCGCCGCGGGCAGCGCGGTGGTGGAGTTGGTGGAGGGCAAGCCGGCACTGGTTGCCGCGCGCATGGGCGCCCGCGAGGTGGCCGCCGAGCTCGGCGGGCTGTCGCCGGGCAAGCTGCACGCCGCCGACCTCGCCGCCGACGCGCTGCACCGCGCCCTGGGGGTGGCCGCCCGCGACGGCGCCATCGAGCTCGCGCCCAGCCCGCACCGCACGCTGGTCGCCATGAGCGGCGGCGTGGACAGCACGGTGGCCGCGCGCCTCGCGCTCGACGCGGGCGACGAGGTGGTGGGCGTCACGCTCGAGCTCTGGGGAGACCCCGAGAACGACGGCGCCCGCAGCTGCTGCTCGGCCCAGGCGGTGCTCGGCGCCCGCGCGCTGGCACACCGCATGGGCTTGGCGCACCTCACCATCGACCTGCGCGAGCCGTTCAGGCGCGACGTGGTGGACGACTTCCTGGCCGAGCACGCGGCCGGCCGCACGCCGAACCCGTGCGTGCGCTGCAACGGCCTCGTGCGCTTCGACGCCATGCTCGAGCTGGCCGCCCGCCTGGGCGCCCGCCGCCTCGCCACCGGCCACTACGCGCGCGTCGTCCGCGACGAGCAGGGACCGCTGCTGCGCGCCGCCGCCGACCCCGCCAAGGACCAGGCCTACATGCTGGCCCGCCTGGACGCCGGCGAGCTGGAGCGCCTGTGGTTCCCGCTCGGAGACCTCAAGAAGCCCGAGGTGCGCGAGATCGCCCGCGCCGCCGCCCTGCCGGTGGCGGAGAAGCCCGACAGCCAGGACCTCTGCTTCCTGGCGGGCACCAGCCGCGCACGCTTCCTCCGCCGCCACGGTCCCCCGCCGTCGGTGCCCGGGGAGATCGTCGGCGAGCAGGGCGAGGTGCTCGGCGCCCACGGCGGACACGAGGAGTACACGGTGGGCCAGCGCCGCGGGCTCGGCGTGGCGGCCCGCGAGCCGCTGTACGTGCTGCGCAAGGACGCGCGCTCGAACCGCCTGACGGTGGGCACGCGCGCTGCCCTGGCCACCGACCGCGTGAGCCTGCGCGGAGTGGAACTGCGCCGCCCGGCGGGCGAGGTGGACGGAGTGAAGCTCCGCTACCGTCAGCCGCCCGTGCCGTGCCGTGTGGAAGGTGAGACGCTGCGACTTGCGCAGGCCGTGGACGGCGTCGCGCCGGGCCAGACGGCCTGCCTGCTGCGCGGCGACGTGGTGGTGGGGTCCGGTGTGATCGATGGCTGA
- a CDS encoding SigB/SigF/SigG family RNA polymerase sigma factor, whose product MASAHEPREVDRELLRLYQDTGDERARRQLVERHLPLVRSLARRYAGRGESVEDLEQVGAIGLLKAIDRYDLDRDVALTTYATPNVVGEIKRYFRDKAWAVRVPRGLQELHARLAKAIDRLTADLGRSPSIAEIAKDLEASPEQVLEALETGSAYSTISLSGDGGDGEEQDPMEAIGTEDEGFERSEDRASLAPALEALPTREREILRLRFEEGLTQTQIAEHFGISQMHVSRLIRRSLEQMRRDLS is encoded by the coding sequence GTGGCTTCCGCGCACGAGCCCCGGGAAGTCGACCGGGAGCTTTTGCGCCTCTACCAGGACACGGGCGACGAGCGCGCGCGCCGGCAGCTCGTGGAGCGCCACCTCCCGCTCGTGCGCTCGCTCGCGCGGCGCTACGCCGGCCGCGGGGAGTCGGTGGAGGACCTCGAGCAGGTGGGCGCCATCGGTCTCCTCAAGGCCATCGACCGCTATGACCTCGACCGCGACGTGGCGCTCACCACCTACGCCACGCCCAACGTCGTGGGGGAGATCAAGCGCTACTTTCGCGACAAGGCCTGGGCGGTGCGGGTGCCGCGCGGGCTGCAGGAGCTGCACGCCCGCCTGGCCAAGGCCATCGACCGCCTCACCGCCGACCTCGGCCGCTCGCCCAGCATCGCCGAGATCGCCAAGGACCTCGAGGCCAGCCCGGAGCAGGTGCTGGAGGCGCTCGAGACCGGGTCGGCCTACTCCACCATCTCCCTCTCGGGCGACGGCGGCGACGGCGAGGAGCAGGACCCGATGGAGGCCATCGGCACCGAGGACGAGGGCTTCGAGCGCAGCGAGGACAGGGCGTCGCTGGCCCCCGCGCTCGAGGCGCTCCCCACCCGCGAGCGCGAGATCCTGCGGCTGCGCTTCGAGGAGGGCCTGACCCAGACCCAGATCGCGGAGCACTTCGGCATCTCTCAGATGCACGTCTCGCGGCTCATCCGCAGATCGCTCGAGCAGATGCGCCGCGATCTGTCCTGA